A single Pan troglodytes isolate AG18354 chromosome 19, NHGRI_mPanTro3-v2.0_pri, whole genome shotgun sequence DNA region contains:
- the LOC742416 gene encoding keratin-associated protein 9-7: protein MTHCFSPCCQPTCCRTTCWQPTTVTTCCSTPCCQPSCCVSSCCQPCCHPTCCQNTCCRTTCCQPTCVTSCCQPSCCNTPCCQPTCCGSSCCGQTSCGSSFCQPSSCAPVYCRRTCYHPTTVCLPGCLNQSCGSSCCQPCCRPACCETTCCRTTCFQPTCVTSCCQPACC, encoded by the coding sequence ATGACCCACTGTTTCTCCCCTTGCTGTCAGCCTACCTGCTGCAGGACCACCTGCTGGCAGCCCACCACTGTGACCACCTGCTGCAGCACACCCTGCTGCCAGCCCTCCTGCTGTGTGTCCAGCTGCtgccagccttgctgccacccaACTTGCTGTCAAAACACCTGCTGTAGGACCACCTGCTGCCAGCCTACCTGTGTGACCAGCTGCTGCCAGCCTTCCTGCTGCAACACACCCTGCTGCCAGCCCACCTGCTGTGGGTCCAGCTGCTGTGGCCAAACCAGCTGTGGGTCCAGCTTCTGCCAGCCCAGCTCCTGTGCACCCGTCTACTGCAGGAGAACCTGCTACCACCCCACAACTGTCTGCCTGCCTGGTTGCCTAAACCAGAGCTGTGGCTCCAGCTGCTGCCAGCCCTGCTGCCGCCCAGCCTGCTGTGAGACAACCTGCTGCAGGACCACTTGCTTCCAGCCCACCTGTGTGACCAGCTGCTGTCAGCCTGCTTGCTGCTGA
- the LOC742464 gene encoding keratin-associated protein 9-2-like: MTHCCSPCCQPTCCRTTCCRTTCWQPTTVTTCRSTPCCQPSCCVSSCCQPCCRPTCCQNTCCRTTCCQPTCVTSCCQPSCCSTPCCQPSCCGSSFCGQTSCGSSCCQPSSCAPVYCRRTCYHPTTVYLPGCLNQSCGSSCCQPCCRPACCETTCCRTTCFQPTSVISCCQPSCC, encoded by the coding sequence ATGACCCACTGTTGCTCCCCTTGCTGTCAGCCTACGTGCTGCAGGACCACCTGCTGCAGGACCACCTGCTGGCAGCCCACCACTGTGACCACCTGCCGCAGCACACCCTGCTGCCAGCCCTCCTGCTGTGTGTCCAGCTGCtgccagccttgctgccgcccaACTTGCTGTCAAAACACCTGCTGCAGGACCACCTGCTGCCAGCCCACCTGTGTGACCAGCTGCTGCCAGCCTTCCTGCTGCAGCACACCCTGCTGCCAGCCCTCCTGCTGTGGGTCCAGCTTCTGTGGCCAAACCAGCTGTGGGTCCAGCTGCTGCCAGCCCAGCTCCTGTGCACCCGTCTACTGCAGGAGAACCTGCTACCACCCCACGACTGTCTACCTGCCTGGTTGCCTCAACCAGAGCTGTGGCTCCAGCTGCTGCCAGCCCTGCTGCCGCCCAGCCTGCTGTGAGACCACCTGCTGCAGGACCACTTGCTTCCAGCCCACTTCTGTGATCAGCTGCTGTCAGCCTTCTTGCTGCTGA